From the genome of Rhizobium binae, one region includes:
- a CDS encoding thermonuclease family protein yields MTRGLRLIRDGVTAFALLALLALIAAKVNDTAAIKHAGAFLAADGDSLSLGRERFRLEGIDAPELNQSCERAGTVWACGRAARQALQEMVLASGTLCQGSQRDRYDRLLVVCRNGAGGDINAAMVRRGMAISYGGYGKEEAEARDAKAGMWAGRFERPRDVRDHARQNSGFDQALRFIGRIIGWE; encoded by the coding sequence GTGACACGGGGCCTGCGCCTGATTCGTGACGGCGTCACCGCTTTTGCCCTGCTGGCGCTCCTGGCGCTGATCGCCGCCAAGGTCAACGATACTGCAGCCATCAAGCATGCGGGCGCCTTTCTTGCCGCCGATGGCGACAGTTTGTCTTTGGGGCGGGAGCGCTTCCGCCTCGAAGGCATCGATGCACCGGAGCTCAATCAGAGCTGCGAGCGGGCGGGAACGGTCTGGGCTTGCGGGCGCGCCGCGCGCCAGGCGCTGCAGGAGATGGTGCTGGCATCGGGAACGCTTTGCCAGGGCAGCCAGCGCGACCGCTATGACAGGTTGCTCGTCGTCTGCCGCAATGGGGCAGGCGGAGACATAAACGCCGCCATGGTGCGGCGGGGTATGGCCATCTCCTATGGCGGCTACGGCAAGGAGGAGGCCGAAGCGAGGGATGCGAAAGCGGGGATGTGGGCTGGTCGTTTCGAGCGGCCGCGCGATGTGCGCGACCATGCTCGCCAGAATTCCGGTTTCGACCAGGCGCTGCGCTTCATCGGGCGGATCATCGGGTGGGAGTAA
- a CDS encoding DUF1289 domain-containing protein, producing the protein MQTPCIHVCSMVSATGFCAGCGRTLEEIGGWMNYTEAERGGIMALLPARLAAAATGSHMETSLAAQPERP; encoded by the coding sequence ATGCAAACACCCTGCATTCACGTCTGCTCCATGGTTTCAGCCACCGGTTTCTGCGCCGGATGCGGCCGCACTCTTGAGGAAATCGGTGGCTGGATGAACTATACCGAGGCCGAGCGCGGCGGGATCATGGCGCTGCTGCCGGCGAGGCTCGCAGCCGCTGCCACGGGGAGCCACATGGAAACAAGCCTCGCCGCGCAGCCGGAGCGGCCCTGA
- a CDS encoding diacylglycerol kinase has product MTKPAVTKETGFRHFIAAASYSWAGFMRVLKEAAFRQELGFFVLSIAALALVGATAGEIVVAVLLFLGLFSMEAMNTAVEEVIDRISPEISIVGKHAKDLGSFAVTCMIAACCLYLGFVLGKHLFFG; this is encoded by the coding sequence GTGACGAAGCCTGCGGTGACGAAAGAGACCGGATTTCGGCATTTCATCGCCGCCGCCAGCTATTCCTGGGCGGGCTTTATGCGTGTGCTGAAAGAGGCGGCCTTCCGCCAGGAACTTGGTTTCTTCGTCCTTTCGATCGCGGCGCTGGCGCTGGTGGGCGCGACGGCCGGCGAGATCGTCGTCGCCGTTCTGCTGTTTCTCGGGCTCTTTTCGATGGAGGCGATGAATACCGCCGTCGAAGAGGTGATCGACCGAATCTCGCCGGAGATTTCGATCGTCGGCAAACATGCCAAGGATCTCGGTTCCTTTGCGGTGACCTGCATGATCGCCGCTTGCTGTCTCTATCTCGGCTTCGTTCTCGGCAAACACCTGTTTTTTGGTTGA
- a CDS encoding uracil-DNA glycosylase family protein has product MTDETKLETLRREIAACRICRDAPAKGPAHRLPHEPRPVAVISSNARILIAGQAPGLRVHESGLPFDDASGDRLRSWLGVDRASFYDRDRFAIVPMGFCFPGYDDEGADLPPRRECALFWRQRVLSAMPQIELVLVIGQYAQAWHMAGGGRGGMTETVRGWRDSLMSGRSPAVLPLPHPSWRNSGWLKRNSWFEEELLPVLRARTKMLLS; this is encoded by the coding sequence ATGACCGACGAAACCAAGCTGGAAACCTTGCGGCGTGAAATCGCCGCCTGCCGCATCTGTCGCGACGCGCCGGCAAAGGGGCCCGCGCACCGGTTGCCGCACGAGCCGCGGCCGGTGGCCGTGATCTCTTCGAACGCACGTATCCTCATCGCTGGTCAAGCGCCCGGACTTCGCGTGCATGAGAGCGGCCTGCCATTCGACGATGCCTCGGGTGATCGGCTGCGATCCTGGCTCGGCGTCGACAGGGCAAGCTTTTACGACCGCGACCGATTCGCCATCGTGCCGATGGGGTTCTGCTTTCCTGGCTACGACGACGAAGGCGCGGATCTGCCGCCGCGTCGAGAATGTGCGCTGTTCTGGCGGCAAAGAGTACTCTCGGCGATGCCGCAGATCGAACTGGTGCTGGTCATCGGTCAATATGCACAGGCCTGGCATATGGCCGGCGGAGGGCGGGGTGGTATGACCGAGACGGTGCGGGGCTGGCGCGACAGCCTCATGTCCGGGCGATCGCCGGCGGTGCTGCCGCTGCCGCACCCAAGTTGGCGCAACAGCGGCTGGCTGAAACGCAATTCCTGGTTCGAGGAAGAATTGCTTCCGGTCTTGCGGGCGCGGACGAAAATGCTGCTTTCTTGA
- a CDS encoding EamA family transporter has translation MNSLWPIIVGGVLPAIFWGITAIFQKQSATATGSAVYLIAFGTACAFTGLIAALVWRPAPWSIEGLGFAATAGACFALGTGLISFALFAYGVPVSRLAPIWSCNVLVTLAIGALCLGEASEINTVKLAAGTLLILLGALLVSSA, from the coding sequence ATGAATTCACTCTGGCCGATCATCGTCGGCGGCGTCCTGCCCGCCATTTTCTGGGGCATCACCGCTATCTTCCAGAAACAGAGCGCCACCGCCACCGGCTCCGCCGTCTATCTGATCGCCTTCGGCACCGCCTGTGCTTTCACCGGCCTGATCGCGGCGCTGGTCTGGCGTCCCGCTCCCTGGAGCATCGAGGGCCTTGGTTTTGCCGCGACCGCAGGTGCCTGCTTCGCCCTCGGTACCGGCCTGATCAGCTTTGCGCTCTTCGCTTACGGCGTTCCCGTCTCGAGACTCGCGCCGATCTGGAGCTGTAACGTGCTGGTGACGCTGGCAATCGGCGCCCTTTGCCTCGGCGAAGCCTCGGAGATCAACACAGTCAAGCTCGCCGCGGGTACCCTCCTCATTCTCTTAGGCGCTCTCCTCGTCAGCAGCGCCTGA
- a CDS encoding adenosylcobinamide-GDP ribazoletransferase, which produces MKIKDYAVDTARAVAFLSRLPMPPALFNGYDGRLGRLVRAFPFAGLLIGFVPALALLLVLGLRADPLVAALIALAVQALVTGALHEDGLADTADGIGGGKSREQSLIIMKDSRIGTYGAIALIFSFAIRAAALAAIVRHSPPLAAVLAIPAVAALSRGAIAWHWQRLPPAKADGVAASTGQPDEATMHFALVAAGLLAALLLWPAFGLWPLVASLLAAGGAGFACTAFIRRRLAGHTGDTLGATQQICEIATLCALATAL; this is translated from the coding sequence ATGAAGATCAAGGACTATGCGGTCGATACCGCCCGCGCCGTCGCCTTCCTCAGCCGCCTTCCCATGCCGCCAGCGCTGTTCAACGGCTATGACGGCAGGCTCGGCCGCCTGGTGCGCGCCTTTCCCTTTGCCGGCCTTCTCATCGGCTTTGTCCCAGCCCTCGCCCTCCTCCTTGTTCTCGGCCTACGCGCCGATCCATTGGTCGCCGCACTGATCGCACTTGCCGTCCAGGCTCTTGTCACCGGCGCGCTGCACGAAGATGGTTTGGCCGATACGGCCGACGGCATCGGCGGCGGCAAGAGCCGCGAGCAGAGCCTCATCATCATGAAGGACAGCCGGATCGGCACCTATGGCGCCATCGCACTCATTTTCTCCTTCGCGATCCGCGCAGCAGCGCTTGCCGCCATTGTCCGCCATTCCCCGCCCCTCGCAGCAGTCCTTGCCATTCCCGCCGTCGCGGCGCTGAGCCGCGGCGCGATCGCCTGGCATTGGCAGCGGCTGCCGCCGGCAAAGGCCGATGGCGTGGCCGCCTCGACCGGTCAGCCGGATGAGGCGACGATGCATTTTGCGCTCGTCGCAGCCGGTCTCCTCGCAGCACTTCTGCTCTGGCCGGCCTTCGGCCTGTGGCCGCTCGTCGCCAGCCTCCTCGCCGCTGGCGGCGCAGGATTTGCCTGCACCGCCTTCATCCGCCGCCGGCTTGCCGGCCACACCGGCGACACGCTGGGGGCGACACAGCAGATTTGCGAAATCGCCACTTTATGCGCCCTTGCCACTGCTCTTTGA
- a CDS encoding sensor histidine kinase, with protein sequence MSTGASTSTDKIIVDRSRSHRNKAVSKAVRQTRERLQSGHASNSSFDRDILKMYIASMLQGATIMPLFVVIITALGVYFTQDTRLLFWALLTLTCQTGNILLVRRARHQEITSESARKWRRLLLLGQFLVGCCWAVFALQGCDTCEPSSFILYKGATLLIALSVTAMSNFMLTPAVLVAFAPAVLALGAKSGLSRDLLEISLTGLFTTTLVFFNYISDRLFKSNLRILSYQSEKDDLIAELEVAKSMSDEARRRAEEANLAKSRFLASMSHELRTPLNAILGFSEVMSAEVMGPLANPTYKEYAGDIHRSGQHLLDLINEILDLSRIEAGKYELSEEAISLLDITEDCIGMVQLRARAKNIAISDQFERQLPAIWADEKSMRQVVLNLLSNAVKFTPQGGEIHVKVGWTAGGGQYISIKDNGPGIPEEEIPVVLSAFGQGSIAIKSAEQGTGLGLPIVQAILAKHDGQFLLKSKLREGTEVIAILPAKRVLQSLPAVEEAQAVARKRKSFA encoded by the coding sequence ATGAGTACCGGCGCAAGCACATCGACCGACAAGATTATCGTCGACAGGTCGCGCAGCCACCGCAACAAGGCCGTCTCCAAGGCCGTGCGGCAGACGCGCGAACGTCTTCAGTCCGGCCACGCGTCCAATTCCTCCTTCGACCGTGACATACTCAAGATGTACATAGCATCGATGCTGCAGGGCGCGACGATCATGCCGCTCTTTGTCGTCATCATCACCGCCCTCGGCGTCTACTTCACCCAAGATACGCGCTTGCTCTTCTGGGCGCTGCTGACGCTCACCTGCCAAACCGGCAATATTCTGCTCGTGCGGCGCGCGCGCCACCAGGAAATCACCTCCGAGAGCGCCCGCAAATGGCGCCGTCTGCTGCTGCTCGGCCAATTCCTGGTTGGCTGCTGCTGGGCCGTCTTCGCACTGCAGGGCTGCGACACCTGCGAGCCGTCGAGCTTCATTCTATATAAGGGCGCAACATTGCTGATCGCGCTCTCCGTCACGGCGATGTCGAATTTCATGCTGACGCCTGCCGTGCTGGTCGCCTTCGCACCGGCGGTCCTGGCGCTTGGCGCCAAGAGCGGCCTGTCGCGCGATCTCCTCGAAATCAGCCTGACCGGGCTGTTCACGACCACCTTGGTCTTCTTCAACTATATCAGCGACCGGCTGTTCAAATCGAACCTCAGGATCCTCTCCTATCAGTCGGAAAAAGACGACCTGATCGCCGAGCTGGAAGTGGCGAAATCGATGTCTGACGAGGCGCGTCGCCGCGCCGAAGAGGCGAACCTCGCCAAGTCCCGTTTCCTTGCCTCCATGTCGCATGAGCTCAGGACGCCGCTCAACGCCATCCTCGGCTTCTCCGAAGTGATGTCGGCCGAAGTCATGGGACCGCTCGCCAATCCGACCTACAAGGAATATGCCGGCGATATACATCGCTCGGGTCAGCATCTGCTCGATCTCATCAACGAAATCCTCGACCTGTCGCGCATCGAGGCCGGCAAATACGAGCTGAGCGAAGAGGCGATCTCTCTTCTTGATATCACCGAGGATTGCATCGGCATGGTCCAGCTGCGCGCCAGGGCCAAGAATATTGCCATTTCGGATCAGTTCGAGCGGCAGTTGCCGGCCATCTGGGCTGACGAGAAGTCGATGCGCCAGGTGGTGCTCAATCTCCTCTCCAATGCCGTCAAATTCACACCGCAGGGCGGCGAGATCCACGTCAAGGTCGGCTGGACGGCCGGCGGCGGCCAATACATCTCGATCAAGGACAATGGTCCTGGCATTCCCGAAGAAGAGATTCCCGTCGTCCTTTCGGCTTTCGGCCAAGGCTCGATCGCCATCAAAAGCGCCGAACAGGGCACCGGCCTCGGCCTGCCGATCGTCCAAGCGATCCTTGCCAAGCACGACGGACAGTTCCTCTTGAAATCGAAGCTGCGCGAGGGCACCGAGGTCATCGCCATCCTGCCCGCCAAGCGCGTGCTCCAGAGCCTGCCGGCTGTCGAAGAGGCTCAGGCCGTCGCCCGCAAGCGCAAGAGCTTTGCCTGA
- a CDS encoding Lrp/AsnC family transcriptional regulator produces the protein MDRLDRKILRLLQEDSTLAVADLAKKVGLSTTPCWRRIQKMEEDGVIKRRVAILDPEKVNTKVTVFVSIRTATHSIEWLRRFSEVVAEFPEVVEFYRMSGDVDYLLRVVVPDIAAYDAFYKRMIAKIEIRDVSSAFAMEQIKYSTQLPLDYMILENAKSNED, from the coding sequence ATGGACCGCCTCGACCGAAAAATACTGCGTCTGCTGCAAGAAGATTCGACCCTTGCCGTTGCCGACCTCGCCAAGAAAGTGGGGCTGTCGACGACGCCATGCTGGCGCCGCATCCAGAAAATGGAAGAAGACGGCGTCATCAAGCGCCGGGTTGCCATCCTTGATCCCGAGAAGGTCAACACCAAAGTCACCGTTTTCGTGTCGATTCGCACGGCTACCCATTCGATCGAGTGGTTGCGCCGCTTTTCCGAGGTGGTCGCCGAATTCCCCGAAGTGGTCGAATTCTACCGGATGAGCGGTGATGTCGATTATCTCCTACGAGTCGTCGTCCCCGATATCGCCGCCTATGACGCATTTTATAAGCGAATGATCGCAAAGATCGAGATTCGCGACGTCTCCTCCGCCTTTGCGATGGAGCAGATCAAGTATTCGACGCAGCTGCCGCTGGACTACATGATTCTCGAGAACGCCAAGTCCAACGAAGACTGA
- the cobT gene encoding nicotinate-nucleotide--dimethylbenzimidazole phosphoribosyltransferase: protein MSVSGLPFDDFRTLLRDLPGPDARALVAARERDAQLTKPPGALGRLEEIAFWLAAWTGRPPAVNRPLVAIFAGNHGVTRHGITPFPPAVTQQMVENFAAGGAAINQICVAHDLGLKVFDLALDYPTGDITEEAALSERDCAATMAFGMEAIAGGTDLLCIGEMGIGNTTIAAAINYALYGGSARDWVGPGTGSEGDMLERKIAAVEKAVALHSDHLDDPLEIMRRLGGREIAAMAGAILAARMERIPVLIDGYVATAAAAILKAANPTALDHCLIGHVSAEPGHLRSIEMLGKTPLLALGMRLGEGTGAALAAGIVKAAAACHSGMATFAQAGVSGKH, encoded by the coding sequence ATGAGCGTTTCAGGCCTGCCGTTCGACGATTTCCGTACCCTGCTCCGCGACCTGCCGGGGCCGGATGCCCGCGCGCTGGTGGCCGCACGCGAACGCGACGCGCAGCTGACCAAGCCGCCGGGTGCGCTCGGACGGCTCGAAGAAATCGCCTTCTGGCTCGCGGCCTGGACGGGCCGCCCACCCGCCGTCAACCGGCCGCTGGTGGCGATCTTCGCCGGCAATCACGGCGTCACCAGACACGGGATCACACCTTTTCCGCCAGCCGTAACGCAGCAGATGGTCGAGAATTTCGCAGCCGGCGGTGCGGCGATCAACCAGATTTGCGTCGCCCACGATCTCGGGCTGAAAGTCTTCGATCTGGCGCTCGATTATCCCACAGGCGATATCACCGAGGAAGCGGCGCTTTCCGAGCGCGACTGCGCCGCGACCATGGCTTTCGGCATGGAGGCGATCGCCGGCGGCACCGATCTGCTCTGCATCGGCGAGATGGGCATCGGCAATACGACGATTGCGGCTGCGATCAACTATGCCCTCTATGGCGGTTCGGCGCGCGACTGGGTGGGGCCCGGCACCGGCTCCGAAGGCGATATGCTGGAGCGCAAGATCGCGGCGGTAGAAAAGGCAGTGGCGCTGCATAGCGACCATCTCGACGATCCGCTCGAGATCATGCGGCGGCTCGGCGGGCGCGAGATTGCGGCGATGGCCGGCGCCATTCTTGCCGCCCGCATGGAGCGCATTCCGGTGCTGATCGACGGTTATGTCGCGACCGCCGCGGCTGCGATCCTGAAAGCCGCAAATCCTACCGCCCTCGATCATTGCCTGATCGGCCATGTCTCTGCCGAACCGGGGCATCTGCGGTCGATCGAGATGCTTGGCAAGACGCCGCTTCTGGCGCTCGGCATGCGGCTCGGCGAAGGCACCGGGGCGGCGCTGGCCGCCGGCATCGTCAAGGCGGCTGCCGCCTGCCATTCCGGCATGGCAACCTTTGCGCAGGCGGGTGTAAGCGGCAAACATTGA
- a CDS encoding TIGR02281 family clan AA aspartic protease, whose amino-acid sequence MLRLTVFLVIIGIGLAVLILNNDSSRIFGLQSDDFVRVVYLLPIALMLSAGIWGSRRGVGEAMRQMMIWLVIILALVTVYLYRQEALGVGNRVLAGLVPGRAVVVTTSEGGEEIILHKLLNGHFEADVNVNGRPVEMLVDTGSSMVALSHEDAERIGIDLTGLTYSMTVMTANGRSRAAPITLDQVAIGPIVRDNVAASVAEDGRLDQSLLGMSFLETLGSMQMQTDELRLRD is encoded by the coding sequence ATGCTCCGTTTGACTGTCTTCCTTGTCATAATCGGCATCGGCCTTGCCGTGCTGATCCTCAACAATGACAGCAGCCGCATCTTCGGTCTGCAAAGCGACGATTTCGTCCGCGTCGTCTACCTGCTGCCGATCGCACTGATGCTGTCGGCCGGCATCTGGGGAAGCCGGCGCGGCGTCGGTGAAGCCATGCGCCAGATGATGATCTGGCTGGTGATCATCCTGGCGCTCGTCACCGTCTATCTCTATCGCCAGGAAGCGCTCGGCGTCGGAAACCGCGTGCTCGCCGGCCTCGTTCCCGGCCGCGCCGTCGTCGTCACGACGAGCGAGGGTGGCGAGGAAATCATCCTGCACAAGCTGTTGAACGGCCATTTCGAAGCCGACGTCAATGTCAATGGCCGACCGGTCGAGATGCTCGTGGACACCGGCTCCAGTATGGTCGCGCTCTCGCACGAGGATGCCGAACGCATCGGCATCGATCTCACAGGCCTCACCTACTCGATGACGGTCATGACCGCCAACGGCCGCAGCCGCGCAGCCCCAATCACGCTCGATCAGGTGGCTATCGGTCCGATCGTCCGCGACAACGTCGCAGCCAGCGTCGCCGAAGACGGCCGGCTCGACCAGAGCCTGCTCGGCATGAGCTTCCTGGAAACGCTGGGCTCCATGCAGATGCAGACCGACGAACTGCGCCTGCGGGATTGA